In a genomic window of Rhododendron vialii isolate Sample 1 chromosome 12a, ASM3025357v1:
- the LOC131309383 gene encoding uncharacterized protein LOC131309383, which yields MAEPGEGGGNGGVGGEENRPRGEIEAPRPQIDDQTTVRVSPSAGAGSTGGGGGSGGHAVEAGSGEGRRAPGSEGRTPSATGSVGPRVRRLDARGGVEGVVITGLGSAGAGSAGGGGSGDVGDDGGDGGRPGTPTRDPARGKAPVVEEGAPGEVPVEEVAFRPAVGSSVHVPITRGDFAEFVSEEELGWLLRENPGVVATVLAAREDRARQVERAQEEERLREEAERARAQEEAFESEAGAAEEAQGEVWSFERAVTLAESARLAPRRQFDAATYAPPEPHLFIPSGVESLAPLRESYDAELILRDPQRHLSVDWAQYASTLKLDLNDRTLEIIESTGRMLVTSTKMVSARLESTLSGFDLIGLSFELD from the exons ATGGCAGAACCCGGCGAaggtggcggcaatggtggtgttggtggagAGGAAAACCGACCAAGGGGTGAAATCGAGGCCCCGAGGCCACAAATCGACGATCAAACGACAGTGAGGGTGTCGCCGAGCGCCGGCGCTGGCAGTacaggcggcggcggcggcagcggTGGCCATGCAGTGGAGGCTGGCAGTGGCGAAGGGCGGCGTGCGCCAGGATCAGAGGGGCGTACGCCAAGTGCTACAGGGTCAGTGGGCCCACGAGTTCGTCGTTTGGACGCCAGGGGTGGTGTAGAAGGGGTGGTGATCACGGGCCTTGGCTCGGCGGGGGCCGGCAGTGCCGGTGGCGGCGGCAGTGGTGATGTTGGTGATGATGGTGGAGATGGTGGTCGACCGGGGACTCCAACGAGGGATCCGGCAAGGGGCAAGGCTCCTGTGGTTGAGGAGGGTGCACCCGGAGAGGTACCCGTAGAGGAGGTGGCGTTCCGGCCTGCGGTGGGCTCCTCGGTTCACGTCCCCATCACTCGGGGGGACTTTGCAGAGTTCGTGTCCGAGGAGGAACTCGGCTGGCTGCTCCgggagaacccgggggtggtggcCACTGTGTTGGCTGCGCGGGAGGACCGGGCCCGGCAGGTTGAGCGggcgcaggaggaggagcgcctgAGAGAGGAGGCTGAGAGGGCCAGGGCCCAGGAGGAGGCCTTTGAGAGCGAGGCTGGGGCAGcagaggaggctcagggggaggtgtggtccttcGAGCGAGCGGTGACGCTTGCAGAGTCCGCCCGGCTGGCGCCCCGCCGTCAGTTTGACGCGGCTACATATGCTCCGCCCGAGCCACACCTGTTTATACCGTCCGGGGTCGAGAGCCTCGCGCCTTTGAGGGAGAGTTACGACGCCGAGCTGATACTGAGGGACCCCCAGAGGCACTTGTCAGTGGACTGGGCgcag TATGCCTCgactttgaaacttgacttgaatgatagaacacttGAAATAATTGAATCGACTGGTAGGATGCTCGTGACTTCGACAAAAATGGTTAGTGCCAGACTTGAATCGACATTAAGTGGCTTTGATTTGATAGGGCTGTCCTTTGAACTCGACTAG